AAAATCTTCAAGAATGACGCTCATAATGAGCAACAGATTCATGATAATAATTTTGTTAGTGAAAGATATAATGTATCTAAATGTTCTTTTTGTATAGATAAACTTGGTAATAATCTTAATACGGTTGGATTAGAGGCGTTTCCTGTAAATATTTTTTCTTCATATAATAATCTGTTTCTTAAATCTTTTATAGGAAAATTAAACTCTAAACCAATCATTAAACCTTTACCACGAATTTGAACTAAGTTCGGCAAATCTTTAAATTTATTTCTGATGTATATTTCTAAATCTGCTGCGTGTTCAATTAAATTATCTTGTTCTAAAACTTCTAATACTGCCAAGCTCGCAGCACAAGCCAAAGGAGCACCACCAAAAGTAGTACCTAACATACCGTACTGTGCTTTAATTTTTGGCGAAATTAAAATACCTGCAACTGGAAATCCATTGCCCATACCTTTTGCCATAGCAATAATATCAGCTTGTACATTAGCTAATTGATGTGCAAAGAATTTTCCGCTTCTACCAAAACCACATTGAATTTCATCTGCAATAAAAATAGCATTATGTGCATTACAAAGTTGTTGTATTTTTTGTAGGAAACTATTGCTTGGCATTTCAATTCCATTAACACCTTGAATAGGTTCTATAATAACTGCACATATATCATTATGCATAAACTCATTTTCTAGAGCTGTTTCATCATTAAAAGGCAAGTGTACTACAAAACTATCGTCGTTTATTGGTGCTTTAATTTTTGGATTGTCGGTAACTGCAACAGCTGCTGAAGTTCTGCCATGAAAAGCACCTTTAAAAGCAATGACTTTTTTCTTTCCTGTATAAAACGAAGCTAGTTTTAAAGCATTTTCATTGGCTTCTGCACCACTGTTGCATAAAAATAATTCGTACGAAGGATAATTGGACTGTGTAGTAATACGATGAGCCAATTCTTCCTGAATAGTCATATATATAGAATTAGAATAATAAGGCAATTGATGCAACTGTTGTTCTATC
Above is a genomic segment from Chitinophagales bacterium containing:
- a CDS encoding aminotransferase class III-fold pyridoxal phosphate-dependent enzyme, yielding MNLFQVYPLFNIHLEKGMGVFVYDNQDNEYLDFYGGHAVISIGHAHPHFVKRIEQQLHQLPYYSNSIYMTIQEELAHRITTQSNYPSYELFLCNSGAEANENALKLASFYTGKKKVIAFKGAFHGRTSAAVAVTDNPKIKAPINDDSFVVHLPFNDETALENEFMHNDICAVIIEPIQGVNGIEMPSNSFLQKIQQLCNAHNAIFIADEIQCGFGRSGKFFAHQLANVQADIIAMAKGMGNGFPVAGILISPKIKAQYGMLGTTFGGAPLACAASLAVLEVLEQDNLIEHAADLEIYIRNKFKDLPNLVQIRGKGLMIGLEFNFPIKDLRNRLLYEEKIFTGNASNPTVLRLLPSLSIQKEHLDTLYLSLTKLLS